In a genomic window of Streptomyces roseoviridis:
- a CDS encoding DUF6959 family protein — protein MERIEVELFTDAGDDAVVRLPPRSFPGGADPGRFPLEHP, from the coding sequence ATGGAACGTATCGAGGTTGAGCTGTTCACGGACGCGGGTGACGATGCGGTAGTCCGTCTGCCCCCGCGTAGCTTTCCGGGCGGCGCTGATCCAGGGCGATTCCCTCTCGAGCATCCGTGA
- a CDS encoding DUF6959 family protein produces the protein MRDDVAGIVKACDQGDVDEARDEAAFLLSNLDELLAHYTAAPKAHDIPIPFYQAP, from the coding sequence ATCCGTGACGACGTCGCTGGGATCGTAAAGGCCTGCGACCAGGGTGATGTCGATGAAGCCCGAGACGAGGCTGCCTTCCTCCTCTCCAACCTCGACGAGCTGCTGGCTCACTACACGGCGGCTCCGAAGGCACACGACATTCCCATACCCTTCTACCAGGCTCCCTGA